The DNA sequence GCCGGTCCAGGCCCTGAACGGGAACCTGTTCCCACTCCGAAAACAACTGTACATAGCGCTGGAAGTTCACGAGCAGAAAGTACTTCCCGAAGTCTGCCACAGGTGTTCCTGTATACCTGGGCAACCAGTTTGCCACAATGTCTTTTTTTGTTTTCATTGATTTTCTCGATCTTCTCACGGAAAGCGGGGACGTGAATATCGCTTCACTCACCCTTGAAAGCCGGTTTCCTTTTTTCCAGGAAAGCCTGTACGCCTTCTTTAAAATCGGCGGTCCCGAAAAGCTGGCCGAACTCCCTGATTTCGGTTTCGAACCCGTTCCTTTCCGGATGAAAGCAATCGTTCACCGTTCTGATAGCCGCAGCCAGCGCGAGCGGGGCATTCTTCAGCATGTCATTAAGCAGATCCCTGCAAAAGGGGAGCAATTTGTCGCTCTCCCCGATAGTATGATTTACCAGGTTCATTTCCAGGGCCTGGCTGGCATCGATAATTTTGCCGGTGAGGATCAGCTCCAGGGCTTTTCCCTTTCCGGCAAGCCTGCTTAACCGCTGTGTGCCTCCATAACCGGGAATCAGTCCCAGGGAAACTTCAGGCAGCCCCATCCGGGCATTTACTAATGCTATACGAAGGTGGCAGGCAAGCGCCAGT is a window from the Anseongella ginsenosidimutans genome containing:
- a CDS encoding enoyl-CoA hydratase/isomerase family protein, yielding MQNILTETTGRQLLITINRPGKLNALNKATLEELHQVLRKAAADPATGGVIITGTGEKAFVAGADISEFADFGPEEGTILARQGQERVFDLIEKFPKPVLAAINGYALGGGLELALACHLRIALVNARMGLPEVSLGLIPGYGGTQRLSRLAGKGKALELILTGKIIDASQALEMNLVNHTIGESDKLLPFCRDLLNDMLKNAPLALAAAIRTVNDCFHPERNGFETEIREFGQLFGTADFKEGVQAFLEKRKPAFKGE